In Rosa chinensis cultivar Old Blush chromosome 1, RchiOBHm-V2, whole genome shotgun sequence, a genomic segment contains:
- the LOC112201416 gene encoding uncharacterized protein LOC112201416, with translation MDKSWMSMDRRSDAYENGVDRFCEFALHHAADPSSIRCPCLDCGHVKPQTIKEIRNHLFCYGIDQSYVTWYWDGEPILNSDLERKDGTWESYNESIFMENTIEMVEAAKDEFVSNPEAFEKLLEDAEKPIYPGCVKFTKLSTLVRLYNLKAQGGWPDNSFSELLKFLQELLPQMNEMPSTLYEAKKTLGSLGMEYEKIHACPNDCILYRKEYSKASVCPTCGVSRWKVSKNSSGVKKKQVPAKVLWYFPPIPRFRRMFRNRDIAKNLIWHATEREEDGKLRHPADSPSWKLVDHMWPDFGDDHRNLRLAISADGINPHGSLSSRYSCWPVLMVTYNLPPWLCMKRKFIMLTMLISGPKQPGNDIDVYLAPLVEDLKTLWDVGVKAYDAYRQESFMLKAILLWTINDFPAYGNLCGCSVKGYKACPICGDNTHSEWLKFGNKISFAGHRKYLPKNHVFRKQKTPFNGQQEFGTAPHPLSGEEILERVKGIESSWGKKLLNSKRPKVKVQLGKRKTSDEVNVTKKKVVNDQLTTCWKKKSIFFDLPYWSSLHVRHCLDVMHIEKNVCESLIGTLLNIPGKSKDSVAARKDLVVKGLRKGLAPKEGKKKTYLPAAPYTLSKKEKQSVCGSLYGFKGPKNFSSNFKNLVSMDELKLFGLKSHDCHILMQHLIPVAIRAVLPKHVRYAITRFCLFFNALCSKTIDVLQLDEIQTGLVETLCLLEKIFPPSFFDIMVHLTVHLIREVRLCGPVYLHWMYPFERYMSVLKDFVRNRNRPEGCMAEAYIAEEAVDFCADYLSGVHAVGLPPKAHLDLKDYYAPLGSGRVVTVCPKLRHQAHLSVLDNTAEVQPYIDEHLERLKLEHPQKSKAEKWLKDEHNRRFSNWLQQRVELELNSPENEISETLRWLAHGPRCEVKKFSGYTVNGTDYHTKAWDNEHVQQNSGVTLDADALLVSSAKDRNPIDNEMTFYGVIEEIWELNYNSFTRVMFKCDWVANSKKGIKVEDFGFTLVDLSRIGHKSDSFVLADLVQKVFYIEDPADSRWSVVLQAPQLDWLNEDELGDTTLDHQSFPHALPSVNTFDIMTENDAVYVRTDCEGTWVEEHN, from the exons ATGGATAAAAGTTGGATGTCTATGGATAGAAGATCAGATGCATACGAGAATGGGGTTGACCGTTTTTGTGAATTTGCTCTACATCATGCTGCTGATCCTAGTTCTATTCGTTGTCCTTGTTTAGATTGTGGACATGTTAAACCACAGACTATCAAGGAGattagaaatcatttgttttgttATGGTATTGATCAGAGTTATGTTACATGGTATTGGGATGGAGAGCCTATTCTTAATTCAGatctggaaagaaaagatggaaCTTGGGAAAGCTACAATGAAAGTATTTTTATGGAAAACACTATAGAGATGGTTGAAGCTGCGAAGGATGAATTTGTTAGCAATCCAGAAGCTTTTGAGAAGTTGCTGGAAGATGCTGAGAAACCTATATATCCTGGTTGTGTGAAGTTTACTAAGTTATCAACTCTAGTCAGATTGTATAACTTGAAAGCACAAGGTGGGTGGCCTGATAATAGCTTCTCAGAATTATTGAAATTCTTGCAAGAGCTACTTCCACAAATGAATGAGATGCCTTCAACCTTGTATGAAGCAAAGAAGACATTGGGGTCCTTGGGAATGGAGTATGAGAAGATACACGCATGCCCTAATGACTGCATCCTATATAGGAAAGAGTATTCAAAAGCATCCGTATGTCCTACTTGTGGTGTGTCTAGGTGGAAGGTTAGTAAGAATTCTAGTGGAGTTAAGAAAAAACAAGTACCAGCAAAGGTTCTGTGGTATTTTCCCCCAATCCCTAGATTTAGAAGGATGTTTCGTAATAGGGATATAGCAAAAAACTTAATATGGCATGCCACggaaagagaagaagatggtAAACTTCGACATCCAGCGGACTCTCCTTCATGGAAGCTTGTAGACCACATGTGGCCAGATTTTGGGGATGACCATAGAAACCTTCGACTGGCAATTTCAGCAGATGGAATAAATCCTCATGGTTCTCTTAGTAGTAGGTATAGTTGTTGGCCGGTTCTTATGGTCACCTATAACCTACCACCGTGGTTGTgtatgaaaagaaaatttattatGCTAACAATGTTAATATCTGGTCCTAAACAGCCGGGTAATGACATTGATGTCTATTTGGCACCATTAGTAGAAGATTTAAAAACTTTGTGGGATGTTGGTGTTAAGGCATATGATGCATATAGACAAGAGAGCTTTATGTTAAAGGCTATTTTGCTATGGACAATAAATGACTTCCCTGCATATGGGAATTTGTGTGGTTGTAGTGTCAAGGGATATAAAGCATGTCCAATTTGCGGTGATAATACACATTCTGAATGGCTGAAGTTCGGTAATAAGATTTCATTTGCTGGCCATAGAAAATATCTGCCGAAAAATCATGTTTTCAGGAAACAAAAGACCCCATTTAATGGTCAACAAGAGTTTGGAACAGCTCCACATCCTTTAAGCGGGGAGGAAATTCTTGAAAGAGTCAAAGGGATTGAATCATCATGGGGGAAGAAGCTGTTGAATTCCAAAAGACCAAAGGTCAAAGTTCAACTTGGAAAAAGAAAGACCAGCGATGAAGTTAATGTTACAAAGAAAAAGGTGGTCAATGATCAGCTTACTActtgctggaaaaaaaaatcaatattcttTGATCTACCGTATTGGAGTTCATTGCATGTTAGACATTGTTTAGATGTGATGCACATTGAGAAAAACGTGTGCGAGAGCCTAATTGGAACGCTGTTGAACATCCCTGGAAAAAGTAAAGATAGTGTTGCAGCAAGGAAGGATCTTGTAGTAAAAGGTTTACGGAAAGGGTTGGCACctaaagaagggaaaaaaaagacaTATCTCCCTGCTGCGCCATATACATTGtcaaagaaggaaaaacaatCAGTTTGTGGTTCTTTGTATGGATTTAAGGGACCAAAAAATTTCTCGTCAAATTTTAAAAATCTGGTTTCTATGGACGAGTTGAAGCTTTTTGGTCTTAAGTCTCACGATTGTCATATACTTATGCAGCATCTTATTCCGGTGGCTATTCGTGCAGTGTTACCTAAGCATGTGAGATATGCAATTACAAGATTTTGCTTGTTCTTCAATGCTTTATGCAGCAAGACCATTGATGTTTTACAGCTAGATGAAATTCAAACCGGTCTTGTTGAGACTTTGTGTTTACTTGAGAAGATCTTCCCACCTTCTTTTTTCGATATAATGGTGCATCTCACAGTCCACCTTATTCGAGAAGTGCGGTTATGTGGTCCCGTATATTTGCATTGGATGTACCCATTTGAACGGTACATGAGTGTCCTAAAAGACTTTGTGAGAAATCGCAATCGTCCTGAAGGTTGTATGGCTGAAGCTTATATTGCTGAGGAAGCAGTAGATTTCTGTGCAGATTACTTGTCCGGAGTACATGCTGTCGGACTCCCTCCCAAAGCTCATTTAGATCTGAAAGATTATTATGCTCCATTAGGAAGTGGACGTGTGGTGACTGTTTGTCCCAAGCTAAGGCATCAAGCACATCTTTCTGTTTTGGACAACACAGCTGAAGTTCAGCCATATATAGA TGAGCATTTGGAGAGATTGAAACTGGAGCACCCTCAAAAGTCTAAGGCAGAAAAGTGGCTTAAAGATGAACACAATCGAAGATTTAGCAATTGGCTGCAACAAAGA GTAGAGCTTGAGCTTAATAGTCCTGAAAATGAGATATCAGAAACCTTGAGGTGGCTGGCACATGGTCCTCGATGTGAAGTGAAAAAATTTTCTGGATATACAGTAAATGGAACTGATTATCACACAAAGGCTTGGGATAATGAGCATGTTCAACAAAACAGTGGGGTGACCTTAGATGCAGATGCGTTGCTAGTTTCTAGTGCCAAAGATAGGAATCCTATAGATAATGAGATGACTTTCTACGGGGTGATTGAAGAGATATGGGAGCTTAACTACAATAGCTTCACGCGAGTTATGTTTAAATGTGATTGGGTTGCAAACAGTAAGAAAGGGATAAAAGTAGAGGATTTTGGATTCACCTTAGTTGACCTTAGTAGGATTGGGCACAAGTCTGATTCTTTTGTTTTAGCTGATCTTGTGCAAAAAGTATTTTACATTGAAGATCCAGCAGACTCAAGGTGGTCAGTTGTATTACAAGCACCTCAATTGGACTGGTTAAATGAAGATGAGCTAGGAGATACTACACTTGATCATCAATCTTTTCCCCATGCACTGCCATCTGTTAATACATTTGATATAATGACTGAGAATGATGCAGTTTATGTGAGAACTGATTGTGAAGGCACATGGGTCGAAGAGCATAATTGA